The following coding sequences lie in one Labrus bergylta chromosome 5, fLabBer1.1, whole genome shotgun sequence genomic window:
- the LOC109990265 gene encoding protein disulfide isomerase Creld1 isoform X2, which yields MGMRMLHMNLLQAALLCCLLAVKAHSCPPACSKCSGPENHHCEGCSTGWILHNNTCVDCDPACVGCMGSGPARCRKCALGFTLTGSKCLDIDECSDRVLACQGLDEICANTVGSFRCDCAKGFIRRDGVCVRKQQPSVQGKGLFEDMQDDEVEVLQQMFFGVVLCALATLAAKGDMVYTSVFMGATAAMAGYWLSDRGDRLVDNFFRVR from the exons ATGGGAATGAGGATGCTTCACATGAACCTGCTGCAGGCTgctttgctgtgttgtctgttAGCTGTTAAGGCACACAGCTGCCCTCCTGCCTGCAGTAAGTGTTCAGGCCCAGAAAACCACCATTGTGAGGGATGCAGTACAGGATGGATACTCCATAACAACACCTGTGTAG ATTGTGACCCCGCCTGTGTGGGCTGTATGGGCAGCGGACCAGCACGGTGCAGGAAATGTGCCTTGGGGTTTACACTTACAGGGTCCAAGTGTTTGG ATATAGATGAATGTAGTGACAGGGTGCTGGCCTGTCAGGGTCTGGATGAAATCTGTGCCAACACAGTGGGCTCATTCCGCTGTGACTGTGCAAAAGGATTCATACGCAGAGATGGTGTCTGTGTGAGGAAGCAGCAGCCAA GTGTTCAGGGGAAAGGTCTGTTTGAGGACATGCAGGATGATGAGGTGGAAGTGCTGCAGCAGATGTTCTTCGGGGTGGTACTCTGTGCTCTGGCCACGCTGGCCGCTAAAGGAGATATGGTCTACACGTCTGTATTCATGGGAGCGACGGCAGCCATGGCAGGGTACTGGCTTTCTGACCGGGGAGACCGTTTGGTAGACAACTTCTTCAGGGTACGGTAA
- the LOC109990265 gene encoding protein disulfide isomerase Creld1 isoform X1 gives MGMRMLHMNLLQAALLCCLLAVKAHSCPPACSKCSGPENHHCEGCSTGWILHNNTCVDLNECDTELGICPANNYCFNTEGSFECRDCDPACVGCMGSGPARCRKCALGFTLTGSKCLDIDECSDRVLACQGLDEICANTVGSFRCDCAKGFIRRDGVCVRKQQPSVQGKGLFEDMQDDEVEVLQQMFFGVVLCALATLAAKGDMVYTSVFMGATAAMAGYWLSDRGDRLVDNFFRVR, from the exons ATGGGAATGAGGATGCTTCACATGAACCTGCTGCAGGCTgctttgctgtgttgtctgttAGCTGTTAAGGCACACAGCTGCCCTCCTGCCTGCAGTAAGTGTTCAGGCCCAGAAAACCACCATTGTGAGGGATGCAGTACAGGATGGATACTCCATAACAACACCTGTGTAG ACTTAAATGAGTGTGACACCGAGCTGGGTATCTGTCCTGCAAACAACTACTGCTTCAATACAGAGGGTTCCTTTGAGTGCAGAG ATTGTGACCCCGCCTGTGTGGGCTGTATGGGCAGCGGACCAGCACGGTGCAGGAAATGTGCCTTGGGGTTTACACTTACAGGGTCCAAGTGTTTGG ATATAGATGAATGTAGTGACAGGGTGCTGGCCTGTCAGGGTCTGGATGAAATCTGTGCCAACACAGTGGGCTCATTCCGCTGTGACTGTGCAAAAGGATTCATACGCAGAGATGGTGTCTGTGTGAGGAAGCAGCAGCCAA GTGTTCAGGGGAAAGGTCTGTTTGAGGACATGCAGGATGATGAGGTGGAAGTGCTGCAGCAGATGTTCTTCGGGGTGGTACTCTGTGCTCTGGCCACGCTGGCCGCTAAAGGAGATATGGTCTACACGTCTGTATTCATGGGAGCGACGGCAGCCATGGCAGGGTACTGGCTTTCTGACCGGGGAGACCGTTTGGTAGACAACTTCTTCAGGGTACGGTAA